The following coding sequences lie in one Arachis stenosperma cultivar V10309 chromosome 5, arast.V10309.gnm1.PFL2, whole genome shotgun sequence genomic window:
- the LOC130981634 gene encoding uncharacterized protein LOC130981634 isoform X3 encodes MEQKSLLISALSVGVGVGVGIGLASGQSLGSTWGATSSSSSNSNAITPMKLEQEMLKLVLDGGDSNITFDNFPYYLSEQTKVLLISAAYVHLKHADISKYTRNLAPASRTILLSGPAELYQQVYAKALAHYFKAKLLLLDLTDFSLKIQSRYGSSANKESASFKRSTSESTLERLSDMFGSFSIFSQREEPKGKIQRQSSGMDLRSMGTEGSCNPPKIRRNVSASANISSLALQSNSSNSAPLKRTTSWSFDEKLLIQTLYKVLLFVSKTNPIVLYLRDVDKLLHRSTRIFNLFQKMLSKLSGPILILGSRVLDADNDYQEVDDRLSLLFPYNLVIRPPEDESHLVSWKSRFEEDMKMIQVQDNKNHIMEVLAANDLDCDDLDSVCLADTMVLSNYIEEIVVSAISYHLMNNKDPEYRNGKLVIPCNSLSRALSIFEEGKFSEKDTLKLEAQAVKSEKKEEPAMKREAKSENPAPVKKAEAEISTSVVKAEGENSAPAPKVEVPPDNEFEKRIRPAVIPANEIGVTFSDIGALDETKESLQELVMLPLRRPDLFKGGLLKPCRGILLFGPPGTGKTMLAKAIANEAGASFINVSMSTITSKWFGEDEKNVRALFMLAAKVSPTIIFVDEVDSMLGHRSRVGEHEAMRKIKNEFMTHWDGLMTKPGERILVLAATNRPFDLDEAIIRRFERRIMVGLPSVENREKILKTLLAKEKVDEDLDLKELATMTEGYSGSDLKNLCITAAYRPVRELIQQERLKTLEEKHKGSQGDSPDTEDEVKQKRDIKPRPLNMQDLKEAKNQVAASFASEGAGMNELMQWNELYGEGGSRKQQQLSYFL; translated from the exons ATGGAACAGAAGAGCTTGTTGATATCGGCGCTGAGTGTTGGGGTTGGAGTGGGAGTTGGGATAGGCTTAGCTTCTGGACAAAGCCTTGGTAGCACCTGGGGtgcaacttcttcttcttcttcaaactcaAACGCCATCACTCCCATGAAATTGGAGCAGGAAATGCTTAAACTCGTGCTTGATGGCGGAGACAGCAACATTACCTTTGATAACTTCCCTTATTATCTCAG TGAGCAGACAAAGGTTTTGTTGATAAGTGCCGCTTATGTTCATTTAAAGCATGCTGATATTTCCAAATATACGCGCAATCTTGCTCCTGCAAGCCGAACTATTCTGCTTTCAGGGCCAGCAG AACTTTACCAGCAGGTTTATGCCAAGGCTTTGGCTCACTACTTTAAGGCCAAGTTGCTTCTCTTGGATTTAACTGACTTTTCGTTGAAG ATTCAGAGTAGATATGGTTCTTCTGCAAACAAGGAATCTGCt TCCTTCAAAAGATCTACTTCAGAGTCCACTCTGGAGCGGTTATCTGACATGTTTGGAtcattttcaatcttttcacaGAGGGAAGAGCCTAAGG GCAAAATACAGAGGCAAAGCAGTGGAATGGACCTCCGATCAAT GGGGACTGAAGGATCTTGTAATCCTCCTAAGATTCGTCGAAATGTGTCTGCCTCCGCAAATATTAGTAGCCTTGCCTTGCAAAGCAATTCTTCAAATTCAG CTCCTCTGAAGCGCACAACCAGCTGGTCTTTTGATGAGAAGCTTCTTATCCAGACCCTTTACAAG GTTCTGCTTTTTGTGTCAAAAACCAATCCCATTGTGCTATATCTGCGGGATGTTGACAAGTTGCTACATAGATCAACAAGGATTTTTAACCTGTTCCAGAAAATGTTGAGTAAATTATCTGGACCTATTCTGATTCTTGGTTCACGAGTTTTGGATGCTGATAACGACTACCAAGAGGTAGATGACAGACTTAGTTTGCTGTTCCCTTACAATCTGGTAATCAGACCCCCAGAAGATGAATCGCATCTCGTCAGCTGGAAGAGTCGGTTTGAAGAGGACATGAAGATGATACAGGTTCAGGATAACAAGAACCATATCATGGAAGTGCTTGCAGCCAATGATCTTGATTGTGATGACCTGGACTCTGTCTGTTTGGCGGACACAATGGTTCTCAGCAACTATATAGAAGAGATTGTTGTGTCTGCAATTTCATATCATTTAATGAATAACAAAGATCCTGAATACAGAAATGGGAAACTTGTTATTCCATGCAATAG TTTGTCCCGTGCATTGAGTATATTCGAGGAAGGGAAATTCAGTGAAAAAGATACGTTAAAATTAGAAGCTCAGGCAGTAAAATCTGAG AAAAAGGAAGAACCTGCTATGAAACGAGAAGCAAAGTCTGAAAATCCTGCTCCTGTTAAGAAGGCTGAAGCAGAAATATCAACTTCAGTGGTAAAGGCCGAGGGTGAAAACTCAGCTCCAGCTCCCAAAGTT GAAGTCCCTCCTGATAATGAATTCGAGAAGCGAATAAGACCTGCGGTAATACCAGCAAATGAAATTGGTGTGACATTCTCAGATATTGGTGCCTTAGATGAGACCAAGGAATCCCTTCAAGAACTAGTAATGCTTCCTCTTCGAAGGCCGGATCTCTTCAAAGGAGGCCTTCTAAAGCCCTGTAGAGGAATATTGCTGTTTGGTCCTCCTGGCACCGGAAAGACAATGCTGGCAAAGGCCATCGCAAACGAGGCCGGGGCAAGTTTCATAAACGTGTCCATGTCTACCATCACTTCCAAATGGTTTGGTGAAGATGAGAAGAATGTTCGCGCTTTATTCATGCTGGCAGCCAAGGTCTCGCCAACAATCATATTTGTTGATGAGGTTGACAGCATGCTTGGGCATCGGAGCAGAGTTGGGGAGCATGAAGCCATGAGGAAAATCAAGAATGAGTTTATGACTCACTGGGATGGACTAATGACAAAACCAGGGGAGCGCATCCTTGTTCTTGCTGCAACCAATAGGCCCTTTGACTTGGATGAAGCAATTATTAGGAGATTTGAAAGAAG AATTATGGTAGGGCTACCATCTGTGGAGAATAGGGAAAAAATCTTGAAGACACTTCTGGCAAAAGAGAAAGTGGACGAGGATCTTGATTTGAAGGAACTTGCAACTATGACGGAAGGATACAGTGGCAGTGACTTGAAG AACTTGTGCATAACTGCTGCTTATAGGCCTGTTAGAGAGTTGATTCAACAAGAGAGACTAAAGACTCTG GAGGAAAAGCATAAAGGTAGCCAAGGAGATAGTCCGGATACAGAAGATGAAGTTAAGCAGAAAAGGGATATTAAACCTAGGCCATTGAATATGCAGGACTTGAAAGAGGCAAAAAATCAA GTAGCTGCAAGCTTTGCAAGTGAGGGAGCAGGAATGAATGAGTTGATGCAGTGGAACGAATTGTATGGCGAGGGCGGTTCAAGGAAGCAGCAACAACTATCCTACTTCCTCTAA
- the LOC130981635 gene encoding calcium-dependent protein kinase 1-like has protein sequence MGGSCSSTAATSAPSSQAHNNTAEANRPSNGINVLHPHSNPTPHKPPPPSSSSAPIGRVLGRPMEDVRSSYVFGRELGRGQFGVTYLVTHKTTREQFACKSIATRKLVNRDDIEDIRREVQIMHHLTGHRNIVELKAAYEDRHSVNLIMEVCGGGELFDRIIAKGHYSERAAANLCRQIVTVVHNCHSMGVMHRDLKPENFLFLSKDENSPLKATDFGLSVFFKPGDVFKDLVGSAYYVAPEVLRRSYGPEADIWSAGIILYILLSGVPPFWAENEQGIFDAILRGRIDFSSDPWPSISSSAKDLVKKMLRADAKERLSAVEVLNHPWMREDGASDKPLDIAVLSRMKQFRAMNKLKKVALKVIAESLSEEEIIGLKEMFKSMDTDNSGTITFEELKAGLPKLGTKLSESEVRQLMEAADVDGNGTIDYIEFITATMHMNRMEREDHLYKAFEYFDKDKSGYITMEELESALKKYNMGDEKTIKEIIAEVDTDHDGRINYDEFAAMMRKGNPDLNVNRRRK, from the exons ATGGGCGGCAGCTGCAGCTCCACCGCCGCCACCAGCGCACCATCCTCCCAAGCTCACAATAACACTGCTGAAGCCAATCGACCCTCCAATGGCATCAACGTCCTCCATCCCCATTCCAACCCCACCCCACACAAACCCCCGCCCCCTTCCTCCTCATCCGCCCCCATCGGCCGGGTGTTGGGCCGCCCCATGGAGGACGTCCGCTCCTCCTACGTCTTCGGTAGGGAGCTGGGGCGGGGTCAATTCGGCGTGACTTACCTGGTGACTCACAAGACCACGCGCGAGCAGTTCGCGTGCAAGTCAATCGCCACGCGGAAGCTGGTGAACCGCGATGATATCGAGGACATCCGCCGGGAGGTGCAGATCATGCACCACCTCACCGGCCATCGCAACATCGTCGAGCTCAAGGCGGCCTACGAGGACCGCCACTCCGTCAACCTCATCATGGAGGTCTGCGGCGGCGGTGAGCTCTTCGACCGCATCATCGCCAAGGGACACTACTCGGAGCGCGCTGCCGCCAACCTCTGCCGCCAGATCGTGACGGTTGTCCACAACTGCCACTCCATGGGTGTGATGCACAGAGACCTCAAGCCCGAGAATTTCTTGTTCCTCAGTAAGGACGAGAATTCCCCTCTCAAAGCCACCGACTTTGGTCTCTCCGTCTTCTTCAAGCCAG GAGATGTGTTTAAAGACCTTGTTGGGAGCGCCTACTATGTTGCTCCGGAGGTTTTGCGTAGAAGTTATGGGCCTGAAGCTGATATTTGGAGTGCCGGCATTATCTTGTACATTCTGCTCTCCGGTGTCCCACCCTTCTGGGCAG AAAATGAACAGGGTATATTTGATGCTATTCTTCGTGGACGCATTGATTTCTCATCAGATCCTTGGCCTTCCATATCGAGCAGTGCCAAAGATCTGGTCAAGAAGATGTTACGTGCTGATGCCAAGGAACGGCTTTCAGCAGTTGAAGTCCTTA ACCATCCTTGGATGagagaagatggagcatctgaTAAGCCTCTTGATATTGCTGTTTTGAGCAGAATGAAACAATTCAGGGCAATGAACAAGCTAAAGAAAGTAGCTTTGAAG GTTATTGCTGAAAGTCTTTCTGAAGAAGAAATCATTGGCTTGAAAGAGATGTTCAAAAGTATGGACACAGATAACAGTGGAACAATAACTTTTGAAGAGTTGAAAGCTGGTCTCCCCAAACTCGGTACGAAGCTTTCTGAGTCTGAAGTAAGGCAGTTGATGGAAGCG GCTGATGTAGATGGAAATGGAACCATTGATTATATTGAATTTATAACAGCTACCATGCACATGAATAGAATGGAAAGAGAAGATCACCTATATAAGGCCTTTGAATATTTTGACAAGGATAAAAGCGG GTACATCACAATGGAAGAGTTGGAATCTGCCCTTAAGAAGTATAATATGGGTGATGAGAAAACAATAAAGGAAATTATTGCCGAAGTTGACACAGACCAT GATGGAAGAATTAACTATGACGAGTTTGCAGCCATGATGAGGAAAGGCAACCCGGACTTGAATGTCAACAGACGTCGCAAATAA
- the LOC130981636 gene encoding glycosyltransferase family protein 64 C3, whose translation MPTPARLAILTIFFLSLTSSSRSFDTCSQTKMRDPQSLRCDQITVVMNGFSEERIPLLQSLATAYSLSTLVSSVLVLWGNPSTPLRVLQQLARNLSSSSSEASITLLPQPSSSLNLRFLPRPNHIKTKAVLICDDDVEVHPRTLEFAFRIWSSNQDRIVGLFARSHDFDLNRKEWVYTVHPDRFSIMLTKFMLLKSEYLYRYTCGGGEKMASMRRMVDSVRNCEDILMNIVVSEVAKVGPVLVGARRVRDYGDARNDEGGEGYGSGGLSGRKGEHRRRRGWCITEFHRVLGMMPLRYNYGKVVDSVGEQALCNKRGKLVFCDHSFMDS comes from the coding sequence ATGCCCACGCCGGCGAGACTCGCCATCCTCACCATCTTCTTCCTTTCATTAACCTCCTCATCTCGGTCCTTTGACACCTGCAGCCAAACAAAAATGCGTGACCCTCAGAGCCTTCGGTGCGATCAGATCACGGTTGTGATGAACGGATTCTCGGAAGAGCGGATCCCTCTGCTCCAATCCCTAGCAACGGCGTACTCCCTGTCGACACTGGTCTCGTCAGTGCTCGTGCTCTGGGGCAACCCCTCCACACCGCTACGTGTCCTGCAGCAATTGGCCCGCAACCTCAGCTCCTCCTCTTCCGAGGCCAGCATCACCCTCCTCCCCCAACCGTCGAGCAGCCTCAACCTCCGGTTTCTCCCCCGCCCAAACCACATCAAAACGAAGGCCGTTTTGATCTGCGATGATGACGTAGAGGTCCACCCTCGAACCCTGGAGTTCGCGTTCCGCATCTGGTCTTCCAACCAAGACCGCATAGTGGGGCTCTTCGCCCGCTCCCACGACTTCGACCTGAACCGGAAGGAATGGGTGTACACGGTTCACCCGGACCGGTTCTCAATCATGCTCACCAAGTTCATGCTCCTCAAGAGCGAGTATCTCTACCGTTACACGTGCGGTGGCGGAGAGAAGATGGCCTCGATGAGGAGAATGGTTGATTCGGTGCGGAACTGCGAGGATATACTCATGAACATAGTGGTGTCGGAGGTGGCGAAGGTGGGGCCGGTGTTGGTCGGGGCGAGGAGAGTGAGGGATTACGGTGACGCCAGGAATGACGAAGGCGGGGAAGGATACGGTAGCGGTGGGTTGAGTGGTCGGAAAGGGGAGCATAGGAGGCGGAGAGGGTGGTGCATAACAGAGTTTCATAGGGTACTGGGAATGATGCCGTTGAGATACAATTATGGGAAGGTGGTTGATTCCGTTGGGGAACAGGCCCTCTGTAACAAGCGGGGCAAACTCGTCTTTTGCGATCACTCCTTCATGGATAGTTAA
- the LOC130981634 gene encoding uncharacterized protein LOC130981634 isoform X1, translating to MEQKSLLISALSVGVGVGVGIGLASGQSLGSTWGATSSSSSNSNAITPMKLEQEMLKLVLDGGDSNITFDNFPYYLSEQTKVLLISAAYVHLKHADISKYTRNLAPASRTILLSGPAELYQQVYAKALAHYFKAKLLLLDLTDFSLKIQSRYGSSANKESASFKRSTSESTLERLSDMFGSFSIFSQREEPKGKIQRQSSGMDLRSMGTEGSCNPPKIRRNVSASANISSLALQSNSSNSAPLKRTTSWSFDEKLLIQTLYKVMLLLVGYNFQIKQSSTSYPPFHLQVLLFVSKTNPIVLYLRDVDKLLHRSTRIFNLFQKMLSKLSGPILILGSRVLDADNDYQEVDDRLSLLFPYNLVIRPPEDESHLVSWKSRFEEDMKMIQVQDNKNHIMEVLAANDLDCDDLDSVCLADTMVLSNYIEEIVVSAISYHLMNNKDPEYRNGKLVIPCNSLSRALSIFEEGKFSEKDTLKLEAQAVKSEKKEEPAMKREAKSENPAPVKKAEAEISTSVVKAEGENSAPAPKVEVPPDNEFEKRIRPAVIPANEIGVTFSDIGALDETKESLQELVMLPLRRPDLFKGGLLKPCRGILLFGPPGTGKTMLAKAIANEAGASFINVSMSTITSKWFGEDEKNVRALFMLAAKVSPTIIFVDEVDSMLGHRSRVGEHEAMRKIKNEFMTHWDGLMTKPGERILVLAATNRPFDLDEAIIRRFERRIMVGLPSVENREKILKTLLAKEKVDEDLDLKELATMTEGYSGSDLKNLCITAAYRPVRELIQQERLKTLEEKHKGSQGDSPDTEDEVKQKRDIKPRPLNMQDLKEAKNQVAASFASEGAGMNELMQWNELYGEGGSRKQQQLSYFL from the exons ATGGAACAGAAGAGCTTGTTGATATCGGCGCTGAGTGTTGGGGTTGGAGTGGGAGTTGGGATAGGCTTAGCTTCTGGACAAAGCCTTGGTAGCACCTGGGGtgcaacttcttcttcttcttcaaactcaAACGCCATCACTCCCATGAAATTGGAGCAGGAAATGCTTAAACTCGTGCTTGATGGCGGAGACAGCAACATTACCTTTGATAACTTCCCTTATTATCTCAG TGAGCAGACAAAGGTTTTGTTGATAAGTGCCGCTTATGTTCATTTAAAGCATGCTGATATTTCCAAATATACGCGCAATCTTGCTCCTGCAAGCCGAACTATTCTGCTTTCAGGGCCAGCAG AACTTTACCAGCAGGTTTATGCCAAGGCTTTGGCTCACTACTTTAAGGCCAAGTTGCTTCTCTTGGATTTAACTGACTTTTCGTTGAAG ATTCAGAGTAGATATGGTTCTTCTGCAAACAAGGAATCTGCt TCCTTCAAAAGATCTACTTCAGAGTCCACTCTGGAGCGGTTATCTGACATGTTTGGAtcattttcaatcttttcacaGAGGGAAGAGCCTAAGG GCAAAATACAGAGGCAAAGCAGTGGAATGGACCTCCGATCAAT GGGGACTGAAGGATCTTGTAATCCTCCTAAGATTCGTCGAAATGTGTCTGCCTCCGCAAATATTAGTAGCCTTGCCTTGCAAAGCAATTCTTCAAATTCAG CTCCTCTGAAGCGCACAACCAGCTGGTCTTTTGATGAGAAGCTTCTTATCCAGACCCTTTACAAGGTAATGTTACTTTTGGTTGGATACAATTTCCAAATTAAACAAAGCTCGACTTCATATCCACCATTTCACTTGCAGGTTCTGCTTTTTGTGTCAAAAACCAATCCCATTGTGCTATATCTGCGGGATGTTGACAAGTTGCTACATAGATCAACAAGGATTTTTAACCTGTTCCAGAAAATGTTGAGTAAATTATCTGGACCTATTCTGATTCTTGGTTCACGAGTTTTGGATGCTGATAACGACTACCAAGAGGTAGATGACAGACTTAGTTTGCTGTTCCCTTACAATCTGGTAATCAGACCCCCAGAAGATGAATCGCATCTCGTCAGCTGGAAGAGTCGGTTTGAAGAGGACATGAAGATGATACAGGTTCAGGATAACAAGAACCATATCATGGAAGTGCTTGCAGCCAATGATCTTGATTGTGATGACCTGGACTCTGTCTGTTTGGCGGACACAATGGTTCTCAGCAACTATATAGAAGAGATTGTTGTGTCTGCAATTTCATATCATTTAATGAATAACAAAGATCCTGAATACAGAAATGGGAAACTTGTTATTCCATGCAATAG TTTGTCCCGTGCATTGAGTATATTCGAGGAAGGGAAATTCAGTGAAAAAGATACGTTAAAATTAGAAGCTCAGGCAGTAAAATCTGAG AAAAAGGAAGAACCTGCTATGAAACGAGAAGCAAAGTCTGAAAATCCTGCTCCTGTTAAGAAGGCTGAAGCAGAAATATCAACTTCAGTGGTAAAGGCCGAGGGTGAAAACTCAGCTCCAGCTCCCAAAGTT GAAGTCCCTCCTGATAATGAATTCGAGAAGCGAATAAGACCTGCGGTAATACCAGCAAATGAAATTGGTGTGACATTCTCAGATATTGGTGCCTTAGATGAGACCAAGGAATCCCTTCAAGAACTAGTAATGCTTCCTCTTCGAAGGCCGGATCTCTTCAAAGGAGGCCTTCTAAAGCCCTGTAGAGGAATATTGCTGTTTGGTCCTCCTGGCACCGGAAAGACAATGCTGGCAAAGGCCATCGCAAACGAGGCCGGGGCAAGTTTCATAAACGTGTCCATGTCTACCATCACTTCCAAATGGTTTGGTGAAGATGAGAAGAATGTTCGCGCTTTATTCATGCTGGCAGCCAAGGTCTCGCCAACAATCATATTTGTTGATGAGGTTGACAGCATGCTTGGGCATCGGAGCAGAGTTGGGGAGCATGAAGCCATGAGGAAAATCAAGAATGAGTTTATGACTCACTGGGATGGACTAATGACAAAACCAGGGGAGCGCATCCTTGTTCTTGCTGCAACCAATAGGCCCTTTGACTTGGATGAAGCAATTATTAGGAGATTTGAAAGAAG AATTATGGTAGGGCTACCATCTGTGGAGAATAGGGAAAAAATCTTGAAGACACTTCTGGCAAAAGAGAAAGTGGACGAGGATCTTGATTTGAAGGAACTTGCAACTATGACGGAAGGATACAGTGGCAGTGACTTGAAG AACTTGTGCATAACTGCTGCTTATAGGCCTGTTAGAGAGTTGATTCAACAAGAGAGACTAAAGACTCTG GAGGAAAAGCATAAAGGTAGCCAAGGAGATAGTCCGGATACAGAAGATGAAGTTAAGCAGAAAAGGGATATTAAACCTAGGCCATTGAATATGCAGGACTTGAAAGAGGCAAAAAATCAA GTAGCTGCAAGCTTTGCAAGTGAGGGAGCAGGAATGAATGAGTTGATGCAGTGGAACGAATTGTATGGCGAGGGCGGTTCAAGGAAGCAGCAACAACTATCCTACTTCCTCTAA
- the LOC130981634 gene encoding uncharacterized protein LOC130981634 isoform X2 produces the protein MEQKSLLISALSVGVGVGVGIGLASGQSLGSTWGATSSSSSNSNAITPMKLEQEMLKLVLDGGDSNITFDNFPYYLSEQTKVLLISAAYVHLKHADISKYTRNLAPASRTILLSGPAELYQQVYAKALAHYFKAKLLLLDLTDFSLKIQSRYGSSANKESASFKRSTSESTLERLSDMFGSFSIFSQREEPKVAGKIQRQSSGMDLRSMGTEGSCNPPKIRRNVSASANISSLALQSNSSNSAPLKRTTSWSFDEKLLIQTLYKVLLFVSKTNPIVLYLRDVDKLLHRSTRIFNLFQKMLSKLSGPILILGSRVLDADNDYQEVDDRLSLLFPYNLVIRPPEDESHLVSWKSRFEEDMKMIQVQDNKNHIMEVLAANDLDCDDLDSVCLADTMVLSNYIEEIVVSAISYHLMNNKDPEYRNGKLVIPCNSLSRALSIFEEGKFSEKDTLKLEAQAVKSEKKEEPAMKREAKSENPAPVKKAEAEISTSVVKAEGENSAPAPKVEVPPDNEFEKRIRPAVIPANEIGVTFSDIGALDETKESLQELVMLPLRRPDLFKGGLLKPCRGILLFGPPGTGKTMLAKAIANEAGASFINVSMSTITSKWFGEDEKNVRALFMLAAKVSPTIIFVDEVDSMLGHRSRVGEHEAMRKIKNEFMTHWDGLMTKPGERILVLAATNRPFDLDEAIIRRFERRIMVGLPSVENREKILKTLLAKEKVDEDLDLKELATMTEGYSGSDLKNLCITAAYRPVRELIQQERLKTLEEKHKGSQGDSPDTEDEVKQKRDIKPRPLNMQDLKEAKNQVAASFASEGAGMNELMQWNELYGEGGSRKQQQLSYFL, from the exons ATGGAACAGAAGAGCTTGTTGATATCGGCGCTGAGTGTTGGGGTTGGAGTGGGAGTTGGGATAGGCTTAGCTTCTGGACAAAGCCTTGGTAGCACCTGGGGtgcaacttcttcttcttcttcaaactcaAACGCCATCACTCCCATGAAATTGGAGCAGGAAATGCTTAAACTCGTGCTTGATGGCGGAGACAGCAACATTACCTTTGATAACTTCCCTTATTATCTCAG TGAGCAGACAAAGGTTTTGTTGATAAGTGCCGCTTATGTTCATTTAAAGCATGCTGATATTTCCAAATATACGCGCAATCTTGCTCCTGCAAGCCGAACTATTCTGCTTTCAGGGCCAGCAG AACTTTACCAGCAGGTTTATGCCAAGGCTTTGGCTCACTACTTTAAGGCCAAGTTGCTTCTCTTGGATTTAACTGACTTTTCGTTGAAG ATTCAGAGTAGATATGGTTCTTCTGCAAACAAGGAATCTGCt TCCTTCAAAAGATCTACTTCAGAGTCCACTCTGGAGCGGTTATCTGACATGTTTGGAtcattttcaatcttttcacaGAGGGAAGAGCCTAAGG TTGCAGGCAAAATACAGAGGCAAAGCAGTGGAATGGACCTCCGATCAAT GGGGACTGAAGGATCTTGTAATCCTCCTAAGATTCGTCGAAATGTGTCTGCCTCCGCAAATATTAGTAGCCTTGCCTTGCAAAGCAATTCTTCAAATTCAG CTCCTCTGAAGCGCACAACCAGCTGGTCTTTTGATGAGAAGCTTCTTATCCAGACCCTTTACAAG GTTCTGCTTTTTGTGTCAAAAACCAATCCCATTGTGCTATATCTGCGGGATGTTGACAAGTTGCTACATAGATCAACAAGGATTTTTAACCTGTTCCAGAAAATGTTGAGTAAATTATCTGGACCTATTCTGATTCTTGGTTCACGAGTTTTGGATGCTGATAACGACTACCAAGAGGTAGATGACAGACTTAGTTTGCTGTTCCCTTACAATCTGGTAATCAGACCCCCAGAAGATGAATCGCATCTCGTCAGCTGGAAGAGTCGGTTTGAAGAGGACATGAAGATGATACAGGTTCAGGATAACAAGAACCATATCATGGAAGTGCTTGCAGCCAATGATCTTGATTGTGATGACCTGGACTCTGTCTGTTTGGCGGACACAATGGTTCTCAGCAACTATATAGAAGAGATTGTTGTGTCTGCAATTTCATATCATTTAATGAATAACAAAGATCCTGAATACAGAAATGGGAAACTTGTTATTCCATGCAATAG TTTGTCCCGTGCATTGAGTATATTCGAGGAAGGGAAATTCAGTGAAAAAGATACGTTAAAATTAGAAGCTCAGGCAGTAAAATCTGAG AAAAAGGAAGAACCTGCTATGAAACGAGAAGCAAAGTCTGAAAATCCTGCTCCTGTTAAGAAGGCTGAAGCAGAAATATCAACTTCAGTGGTAAAGGCCGAGGGTGAAAACTCAGCTCCAGCTCCCAAAGTT GAAGTCCCTCCTGATAATGAATTCGAGAAGCGAATAAGACCTGCGGTAATACCAGCAAATGAAATTGGTGTGACATTCTCAGATATTGGTGCCTTAGATGAGACCAAGGAATCCCTTCAAGAACTAGTAATGCTTCCTCTTCGAAGGCCGGATCTCTTCAAAGGAGGCCTTCTAAAGCCCTGTAGAGGAATATTGCTGTTTGGTCCTCCTGGCACCGGAAAGACAATGCTGGCAAAGGCCATCGCAAACGAGGCCGGGGCAAGTTTCATAAACGTGTCCATGTCTACCATCACTTCCAAATGGTTTGGTGAAGATGAGAAGAATGTTCGCGCTTTATTCATGCTGGCAGCCAAGGTCTCGCCAACAATCATATTTGTTGATGAGGTTGACAGCATGCTTGGGCATCGGAGCAGAGTTGGGGAGCATGAAGCCATGAGGAAAATCAAGAATGAGTTTATGACTCACTGGGATGGACTAATGACAAAACCAGGGGAGCGCATCCTTGTTCTTGCTGCAACCAATAGGCCCTTTGACTTGGATGAAGCAATTATTAGGAGATTTGAAAGAAG AATTATGGTAGGGCTACCATCTGTGGAGAATAGGGAAAAAATCTTGAAGACACTTCTGGCAAAAGAGAAAGTGGACGAGGATCTTGATTTGAAGGAACTTGCAACTATGACGGAAGGATACAGTGGCAGTGACTTGAAG AACTTGTGCATAACTGCTGCTTATAGGCCTGTTAGAGAGTTGATTCAACAAGAGAGACTAAAGACTCTG GAGGAAAAGCATAAAGGTAGCCAAGGAGATAGTCCGGATACAGAAGATGAAGTTAAGCAGAAAAGGGATATTAAACCTAGGCCATTGAATATGCAGGACTTGAAAGAGGCAAAAAATCAA GTAGCTGCAAGCTTTGCAAGTGAGGGAGCAGGAATGAATGAGTTGATGCAGTGGAACGAATTGTATGGCGAGGGCGGTTCAAGGAAGCAGCAACAACTATCCTACTTCCTCTAA